A genomic stretch from Doryrhamphus excisus isolate RoL2022-K1 chromosome 23, RoL_Dexc_1.0, whole genome shotgun sequence includes:
- the LOC131110278 gene encoding hepatitis A virus cellular receptor 1 homolog isoform X1 has translation MSPRGLGYLFLSILSQVRSEALKVIIGHVGHRVTLPCAYDARVQGLVSFCWGRGKVPTFKCSNRILAAEDGEVFFISDTRYQLLGRVGDGNVSLTILNAQPSDAGVYGCRVELPGWFNDYKVNTYLVVEEVPSEQPVTQDNMHATAGTQKEGDDDTTKRTEQVEDELKAFHKVGNICRLAAIVSITVLFIPVFISSGRRSCPRQHVTTSTVENIYQIV, from the exons ATGTCGCCTCGCGGTCTTGGGTATTTATTCCTGTCCATCCTGAGCCAAG TTCGCTCAGAGGCCCTCAAAGTCATCATCGGTCACGTCGGGCATCGTGTCACTTTGCCCTGCGCCTATGACGCCCGAGTTCAAGGCCTTGTTAGTTTCTGTTGGGGTCGAGGGAAGGTCCCCACGTTCAAATGCTCAAACAGAATTCTTGCCGCCGAAGATGGGGAGGTGTTCTTCATCAGTGATACCAGATACCAGCTCCTGGGTCGGGTCGGTGACGGTAACGTGTCCTTGACTATCCTGAACGCTCAGCCCAGTGACGCTGGAGTGTACGGGTGTCGGGTCGAGCTGCCAGGGTGGTTCAACGACTATAAAGTCAACACGTACTTGGTCGTGGAGGAAG TGCCTTCAGAACAGCCTGTTACTCAAGACAACATGCATGCAACAGCCGGGACACAAAAAG AAGGTGATGACGATACAACAAAGAGGACTGAACAAGTTGAG GATGAACTGAAAGCGTTCCACAAAGTGGGGAACATTTGCAGGTTGGCAGCCATAGTCTCCATCACTGTGCTCTTCATCCCGGTCTTTATTTCCT CAGGGAGAAGGTCCTGTCCACGTCAACATGTGACAACATCAACTGTGGAGAATATTTATCAAATCGTCTAA
- the LOC131110278 gene encoding hepatitis A virus cellular receptor 1 homolog isoform X2, with translation MSPRGLGYLFLSILSQVRSEALKVIIGHVGHRVTLPCAYDARVQGLVSFCWGRGKVPTFKCSNRILAAEDGEVFFISDTRYQLLGRVGDGNVSLTILNAQPSDAGVYGCRVELPGWFNDYKVNTYLVVEEVPSEQPVTQDNMHATAGTQKEGDDDTTKRTEQVEDELKAFHKVGNICRLAAIVSITVLFIPVFISWRRSCPRQHVTTSTVENIYQIV, from the exons ATGTCGCCTCGCGGTCTTGGGTATTTATTCCTGTCCATCCTGAGCCAAG TTCGCTCAGAGGCCCTCAAAGTCATCATCGGTCACGTCGGGCATCGTGTCACTTTGCCCTGCGCCTATGACGCCCGAGTTCAAGGCCTTGTTAGTTTCTGTTGGGGTCGAGGGAAGGTCCCCACGTTCAAATGCTCAAACAGAATTCTTGCCGCCGAAGATGGGGAGGTGTTCTTCATCAGTGATACCAGATACCAGCTCCTGGGTCGGGTCGGTGACGGTAACGTGTCCTTGACTATCCTGAACGCTCAGCCCAGTGACGCTGGAGTGTACGGGTGTCGGGTCGAGCTGCCAGGGTGGTTCAACGACTATAAAGTCAACACGTACTTGGTCGTGGAGGAAG TGCCTTCAGAACAGCCTGTTACTCAAGACAACATGCATGCAACAGCCGGGACACAAAAAG AAGGTGATGACGATACAACAAAGAGGACTGAACAAGTTGAG GATGAACTGAAAGCGTTCCACAAAGTGGGGAACATTTGCAGGTTGGCAGCCATAGTCTCCATCACTGTGCTCTTCATCCCGGTCTTTATTTCCT GGAGAAGGTCCTGTCCACGTCAACATGTGACAACATCAACTGTGGAGAATATTTATCAAATCGTCTAA